A genomic region of Trifolium pratense cultivar HEN17-A07 linkage group LG3, ARS_RC_1.1, whole genome shotgun sequence contains the following coding sequences:
- the LOC123913472 gene encoding uncharacterized protein LOC123913472: MWSLYGDFAFPLTIFLLLLSTQCSSYSAQIKPKIKSAVFLSPKFELGPGSVIDRFYPDIDFPRGHIALKSFNAEVVDDVGNPIPLHETYLHHWAIFRYYQSKNVTQTKHESKVLEDFDKVIVWNSGICQEKILGQYFGLGSETRGTSTDIPDPFGIEIGNPIEIPEGFEEKWLVNIHAIDTRGAEDKLGCTECKCDLYNVTIDQYGEVIRPDYKGGQRCCHDYTQCKLKDGFKGPKKNLYLRYTVKWVDWDDFVVPVKIYIIDVTDKGMNSDHRCKIEYNIEACNTDHKEGNSCVDVKRTSLPLPGGYVIYGVAHQHSSGIGSTLYGQDGRVICSSIPSYGNGNEAGNEVGYLVGMSTCYPKPGSVKIIDGEILTLESLYNNTKEHTGLMGFFYLLVAEQLPSQRFIHSTRSSFFMDVDTIFLDN, from the exons ATGTGGTCTCTGTATGGAGATTTTGCATTTCCATTGACAATATTTCTGCTACTATTAAGCACACAATGCTCAAGCTATTCTGCTCAaattaaacctaaaataaaatcaGCTGTTTTTTTGTCCCCTAAATTTGAGCTAGGACCTGGATCAGTTATCGATAGATTTTATCCGGATATTGATTTTCCAAGAGGTCATATAGCGCTCAAGAGTTTCAATGCCGAAGTAGTTGATGATGTTGGAAATCCTATACCTCTCCATGAAACTTATCTCCATCATTGGGCTATTTTTAGATATTATCAAAGTAAAAATGTGACACAAACAAAACATGAAAGCAAGGTACTTGAAGACTTTGATAAAGTTATTGTGTGGAACAGTGGCATATGCCAAGAAAAGATTCTTGGACAGTACTTTGGCCTTGGTTCTGAAACACGAGGAACGTCGACAGATATTCCAGATCCTTTTGGTATAGAGATAGGTAATCCTATAGAGATTCCAGAAGGGTTTGAGGAGAAATGGCTGGTTAATATCCATGCAATTGATACTCGTGGAGCCGAGGATAAGTTAGGGTGCACTGAATGTAAATGTGACCTTTATAATGTTACAATAGATCAATATGGAGAAGTTATAAGACCAGATTATAAAGGAGGACAGCGATGTTGTCATGATTATACACAATGCAAGTTAAAAGATGGTTTTAAGGGACCAAAGAAAAACCTATACTTAAGATACACAGTGAAATGGGTTGATTGGGATGATTTTGTAGTGccggtaaaaatatatataattgatgtGACCGATAAAGGAATGAACTCAGATCATAGATGCAAG ATTGAGTATAACATTGAAGCTTGCAATACAGACCATAAGGAGGGAAATAGTTGTGTCGATGTGAAGAGGACAAGTCTCCCACTACCTGGTGGCTATGTGATTTATGGTGTTGCTCATCAACATTCAAGTGGAATTGGATCGACTCTATATGGACAG GATGGGAGGGTTATATGTTCTTCTATACCAAGTTATGGAAATGGAAATGAAGCAGGAAATGAAGTCGGATACCTTGTTGGCATGTCAACTTGTTATCCTAAACCAGGTTCTGTCAAAATAATTGATGGTGAAATTTTAACTCTAGAATCTCTTTACAACAACACCAAAGAACACACTGGATTGATGGGGTTTTTCTACTTATTGGTGGCAGAACAACTCCCTTCCCAACGCTTCATTCATTCTACTCGTTCTTCATTTTTTATGGATGTCGATACTATATTTTTAGATAATTag
- the LOC123914610 gene encoding probable serine/threonine-protein kinase DDB_G0281745 yields the protein MRFVRPGDLQVAANNKRLRSHDIPKPPPPVIIPSSSASQDAPPSSPTHDATSHRLTKKGRPKRSQPPHFQFQPQHQHQPSPPSSPPQHQPSPTQPQHQPFPPPSPPQHQLSTTPPQHQPPPPPPQHQPPQHQLSTTPPQHQPPPPPPQHQPPQHQPSPTQPQHQSSEPEHEVVLERLSQPRQPLPPPPPRNHAHWIVDVIDDDGNVRQKSVEVNDLIPNKVGFKVQTIWNDDHQPIGEAGGLLSGYIGFLASSDELLPIMYPKWPKVPLAKKDLIYDNNIKAKFVVSDTNKFHKKWIYTSLGKRWRERRCFLFNKYYDWALTVEQNIEQFPPEVTKDHWALYLNYRLSPDTMAKADKNALNRQKQRIPHTLGTRSLARTRDIMEQRDGRSYSRGDMYEISHTKRNGSYVNDEARQKIVKNCIIYVY from the exons ATGAGATTTGTAAGACCCGGAGATCTTCAAGTAGCAGCCAACAATAAACGCTTGCGTTCTCATGATATACCAAAACCACCTCCACCGGTGATAATACCATCATCATCAGCTTCACAAGATGCACCACCATCATCACCTACACATGATGCAACATCACATAGGTTAACCAAAAAAGGAAGACCTAAACGTTCTCAACCTCCACATTTCCAATTTCAACCTCAACATCAACATCAACCATCTCCACCTTCATCTCCACCTCAACACCAACCATCTCCAACTCAACCTCAACATCAACCATTTCCACCTCCATCTCCACCTCAACATCAACTATCTACAACTCCACCTCAACACCAACCACCTCCACCTCCACCTCAACACCAACCACCTCAACATCAACTATCTACAACTCCACCTCAACACCAACCACCTCCACCTCCACCTCAACACCAACCACCTCAACATCAACCATCTCCAACTCAACCACAACATCAATCATCAGAACCGGAACATGAAGTTGTACTTGAACGTCTATCTCAACCACGACAACCTCTACCTCCACCACCTCCACGTAATCATGCACATTGGATTGTGGATGTTATTG ATGATGATGGTAATGTTAGACAAAAAAGTGTAGAAGTGAACGACTTAATCCCGAACAAAGTGGGATTTAAGGTGCAAACAATCTGGAATGATGACCATCAGCCCATAGGAGAGGCAGGTGGACTGTTATCAGGATATATTGGCTTTCTTGCTAGTAGTGATGAATTGCTTCCTATAATGTATCCAAAATGGCCCAAAGTTCCGTTGGCAAAGAAAGACTTAATTTATGATAACAACATAAAG GCTAAATTTGTTGTAAGTGATACAAACAAGTTTCATAAGAAGTGGATTTATACAAGCTTGGGAAAGAGGTGGAGGGAACGTCGGTGCTTTCTATTCAATAAGTATTATGATTGGGCTCTTACTGTTGAACAAAACATAGAGCAATTTCCACCTGAAGTTACAAAAGATCATTGGGCCTTGTATTTGAATTATAGATTGTCTCCGGATACTATG GCGAAAGCAGACAAAAATGCTCTAAATCGCCAAAAGCAACGTATTCCCCATACGTTAGGCACAAGGTCACTAGCAAGAACACGAGATATTATG GAACAAAGAGATGGACGGTCTTACAGTAGAGGAGACATGTATGAAATCTCTCACACGAAGAGGAACGGATCATATGTTAATGATGAGGCTCgacaaaaaattgtaaaaaattgtattatatatgtttacTGA
- the LOC123913474 gene encoding uncharacterized protein LOC123913474 — protein sequence MGLGPTPSQINGSSSRPSVSTSSSTADAKIAKMQSEIDVLTKEVAEVNELKAKVAEFDAMKEQFALIMANMQNQGYNIGSPFEVRRSFESSHNVEGNQATPDDST from the exons ATGGGACTTGGTCCAACACCATCTCAAATTAATGGTTCTAGTTCTCGTCCTTCAGTATCAACTTCTTCATCGACTGCTGATGCCAAAATAGCTAAGATGCAAAGCGAAATTGATGTGCTAACTAAAGAAGTTGCTGAAGTTAATGAGCTTAAAGCTAAAGTTGCTGAATTTGATGCAATGAAGGAACAATTTGCTCTTATTATGGCTAATATGCAAAACCAG gGGTATAACATAGGATCGCCGTTTGAAGTACGACGCTCTTTTGAGTCTAGTCATAATGTTGAGGGTAATCAAGCAACTCCAGACGATTCTACTtag